From a region of the Tachysurus fulvidraco isolate hzauxx_2018 chromosome 5, HZAU_PFXX_2.0, whole genome shotgun sequence genome:
- the oxtrb gene encoding oxytocin receptor b has translation MVVLFWAQGAKCSVRCALRRFSQAMENFPKDATFWPLNRSLNESSSGNESIAANRTANPLKRNEEVAKVEVAVLIVVLVLALAGNMCVLMALHASKRARSRMHYFMKHLSIADLVVAIFQVLPQLLWDITFRFYGPDFLCRLVKYLQVVGMFASTYLLVLMSVDRCLAVCQPLRSLQHRKDREYVLGSWLLSLLLSLPQTYIFSLKEVAHGVYDCWGDFVQPWGAKAYITWISLAIYIIPVTILSVCYGLTSFKIWQNFKLKSRRDQPLRLSRELADGAALSRVSSVKLISEAKIRTVKMTFVVVLAYILCWTPFFFVQMWSAWDPMAPREDMAFIIAMLLASLNSCCNPWIYMFFAGHLFRDLMLDCLTILRCNCVGQQSPNSQSAGIVMKDTGSQRSLTQASTV, from the exons ATGGTGGTATTGTTCTGGGCACAAGGAGCAAAGTGCTCGGTCCGCTGCGCGCTCAGACGCTTCTCACAGGCGATGGAGAACTTTCCGAAAGATGCGACGTTCTGGCCGCTGAACAGATCTTTAAATGAGTCGAGTAGCGGAAACGAAAGTATAGCCGCAAACCGAACCGCGAACCCTCTGAAGCGCAACGAGGAAGTGGCCAAAGTAGAAGTTGCAGTGTTGATCGTGGTGCTGGTTCTCGCTCTAGCCGGTAACATGTGCGTCCTGATGGCGCTTCATGCGAGCAAGCGGGCGCGTTCGCGCATGCATTACTTTATGAAGCACCTGAGCATCGCGGATCTAGTGGTGGCTATCTTTCAGGTGCTGCCACAGCTCCTCTGGGACATCACATTCCGCTTCTATGGGCCTGATTTCTTATGCCGCTTGGTGAAGTATCTGCAGGTGGTGGGGATGTTTGCTTCTACCTACCTGCTTGTGCTGATGTCAGTGGACAGGTGCCTTGCAGTATGCCAGCCTCTCCGCTCCCTGCAGCACAGAAAGGACCGTGAGTATGTTCTTGGGTCATGGCTCCTGAGCCTTCTGCTCAGCCTCCCACAGACATACATTTTCTCCCTTAAAGAAGTGGCCCATGGGGTCTATGACTGCTGGGGAGACTTTGTGCAGCCATGGGGGGCAAAAGCCTATATAACATGGATAAGCCTTGCAATCTACATCATACCCGTTACCATTTTGAGTGTATGTTATGGCCTCACAAGTTTTAAGATATGGCAAAACTTCAAGCTGAAGAGCAGAAGGGATCAGCCTCTAAGACTGTCTCGGGAACTGGCTGATGGCGCAGCACTTTCACGTGTCAGCAGTGTGAAACTTATCTCTGAGGCGAAAATCAGGACGGTGAAAATGACATTTGTTGTCGTCTTGGCATACATACTCTGCTGGACACCATTCTTCTTCGTGCAGATGTGGTCAGCTTGGGATCCTATGGCACCGAGAGAGG ATATGGCATTCATTATTGCCATGCTGCTGGCTAGCCTGAACAGTTGCTGTAACCCATGGATCTACATGTTCTTTGCTGGCCACCTTTTCCGTGACCTCATGCTGGACTGTTTAACGATATTACGCTGTAACTGTGTGGGGCAGCAGAGTCCTAACAGCCAATCAGCAGGAATAGTGATGAAGGACACTGGCAGCCAGAGAAGTCTCACCCAAGCATCAACGGTGTAA